In Sinorhizobium sojae CCBAU 05684, a single window of DNA contains:
- the hpaH gene encoding 2-oxo-hept-4-ene-1,7-dioate hydratase, with translation MMTRDQIEAAAESLDEAERVRVQTGLLSLKYPEIDMDDAYAIQGAWVKKKIAAGRQVIGWKIGLTSKAMQYALNINIPDSGVLFDDMVFEDGATVPANRFIQPRIEAEIAFVMKAPLKGQGVTVFDVLNATDYVTPALEILDTRIVRVDPDTKKARNVFDTISDNAANAGLVTGGRAVRPDAIDMRWMGAVVSRNAEVEETGLGAGVLNQPARGVAWLANRLAQYGDGIEAGQIVLAGSFIRPIEARHGDTIVADFGPYGSVSLFFA, from the coding sequence ATGATGACCAGAGACCAGATCGAAGCGGCGGCTGAAAGCCTCGACGAAGCCGAGCGCGTCCGCGTCCAGACCGGGCTCCTCTCGCTGAAATATCCCGAAATAGACATGGACGACGCCTATGCCATCCAGGGCGCCTGGGTGAAAAAGAAGATCGCTGCCGGTCGCCAAGTGATCGGCTGGAAAATCGGCCTGACCTCCAAGGCGATGCAGTACGCGTTGAACATCAACATTCCGGACTCGGGCGTACTCTTCGACGACATGGTCTTCGAGGACGGCGCCACCGTCCCCGCCAACCGCTTCATCCAGCCGCGCATCGAAGCGGAAATCGCCTTCGTGATGAAGGCGCCGCTGAAAGGTCAGGGGGTTACCGTTTTCGATGTGCTGAACGCCACCGACTACGTCACCCCGGCGTTGGAAATTCTCGATACACGCATCGTTCGTGTCGATCCGGATACCAAAAAGGCGCGCAACGTCTTTGATACGATTTCCGACAACGCCGCCAATGCCGGCCTCGTTACGGGCGGCCGAGCCGTTCGCCCCGATGCAATCGACATGCGCTGGATGGGTGCGGTTGTCAGCCGCAATGCCGAGGTCGAGGAAACCGGCCTCGGCGCCGGCGTGCTCAACCAGCCGGCCCGCGGTGTCGCCTGGCTCGCCAACCGGCTCGCACAATACGGCGACGGCATCGAGGCCGGACAGATTGTTCTTGCCGGTTCCTTCATCCGACCGATCGAGGCACGGCATGGCGACACCATCGTCGCCGATTTCGGGCCTTACGGCTCGGTGAGCCTCTTTTTCGCCTGA
- a CDS encoding fumarylacetoacetate hydrolase family protein: MSRPKFLSFTQKNRKGYGLLTEEGVVDLSARYGARWPTLREVIEEGSLFRLAAESASLSSDFPAEDIRFEIPIPSPEKIICVGVNFPDRNEEYKDGQAAPANPSLFIRFPRSFTGHNEPLIRPPESAQLDYEGEIVIVIGKGGRRIAEADALGHIAALSLCNEGTIRDWVRHAKFNVTQGKNFDRTGSIGPWLVPYTDEAQLADINLETRVNGEVRQRDRTSRMIFSFRKIINYISTFTTLVPGDVIVTGTPTGAGARFDPPTWLKPGDIVEVEADGIGILRNTIADEVSA, from the coding sequence ATGTCCCGTCCGAAATTCCTCAGCTTTACCCAGAAGAACCGCAAGGGCTACGGCCTTCTGACGGAGGAAGGCGTCGTCGACCTCTCGGCACGCTACGGCGCCCGTTGGCCGACGCTGCGCGAAGTCATCGAAGAGGGCTCGCTTTTCCGGCTCGCCGCGGAGAGTGCGTCCCTGTCGTCTGACTTCCCGGCCGAAGACATACGCTTCGAGATTCCGATCCCCTCGCCGGAAAAGATCATCTGCGTCGGCGTGAACTTCCCCGACCGAAACGAGGAATACAAGGACGGCCAGGCCGCACCGGCGAACCCGTCGCTGTTCATCCGTTTTCCCCGTTCCTTCACCGGTCATAATGAGCCGCTCATCCGCCCGCCGGAGAGTGCGCAACTCGACTACGAGGGAGAGATCGTCATTGTCATCGGCAAGGGCGGCCGCCGCATCGCGGAAGCCGATGCGCTCGGCCACATCGCGGCGCTGTCGCTCTGCAACGAGGGCACGATCCGCGACTGGGTGCGGCACGCCAAGTTCAACGTCACCCAGGGTAAGAATTTCGACCGCACCGGCTCGATCGGTCCATGGCTCGTTCCTTATACGGATGAGGCCCAACTCGCCGACATAAACCTCGAAACCCGGGTCAACGGGGAAGTCCGCCAGAGGGACCGGACGAGCCGGATGATCTTCTCGTTCCGCAAGATCATCAATTATATCTCGACCTTCACGACCCTCGTGCCGGGCGACGTCATTGTCACCGGCACGCCTACGGGTGCCGGCGCGCGCTTCGATCCGCCGACCTGGCTGAAGCCCGGCGATATCGTCGAGGTCGAGGCGGACGGTATCGGCATTTTGCGGAACACAATCGCGGACGAGGTGTCGGCATGA
- a CDS encoding pyridoxal phosphate-dependent decarboxylase family protein: MDEATFAEWSRKAAEWGSAYRASLRERPVRAQTAPGDIAAQIPAAPPQAGESMDAIFADFEKIIMPGMTHWQHPRFFAYFPANAAPVSVVAEYLVSAIAAQCMLWQTSPAATELETKVLDWLRQAIGLPEGFAGVIQDSASSATLSAVLVMRERALAWNGNKAGLGANPRLRVYSSDQVHTSIDRAIWVSGIGEDNLVRIPVQGEYRSMDCAALEAAILRDKAAGYVPAGVIACTGGTSTGACDNIADVVRIAHAHGLYVHVDAAWAGSAMICEEFRPLWAGVEEADSVVFNPHKWLGAQFDCSAHFIRSPDDLVRTLAIKPEYLKTHGKDGIINYSEWTVPLGRRFRALKLWFLLRFHGLEGLKGMIRNHVAWAEKLAERLGRQDGFEIVTRPIFSLFSFRHMGSGDLDAHNLALVNAINDDGRIYLTQTRVDGRVAIRFQAGQFDMTEQDADMAFEVVTEIAKSAA; this comes from the coding sequence ATGGATGAAGCCACCTTTGCCGAATGGTCGAGAAAGGCCGCAGAATGGGGCAGCGCCTACCGGGCGTCGCTGCGCGAGAGGCCAGTGCGCGCGCAAACGGCGCCAGGCGACATCGCGGCGCAGATACCAGCAGCCCCGCCGCAGGCCGGCGAGAGCATGGATGCGATCTTTGCCGATTTCGAGAAGATCATCATGCCGGGGATGACGCACTGGCAGCATCCGCGCTTCTTCGCCTATTTTCCGGCGAACGCGGCGCCGGTGTCCGTCGTCGCTGAATATCTGGTGTCAGCAATCGCCGCCCAGTGCATGCTCTGGCAGACTTCGCCTGCCGCAACCGAGCTTGAAACGAAGGTTCTGGACTGGCTGCGTCAGGCAATCGGCCTGCCGGAGGGCTTTGCCGGCGTCATTCAGGATTCCGCCTCCTCGGCGACGCTTTCCGCGGTCCTCGTCATGCGCGAGCGTGCGCTTGCCTGGAACGGCAACAAGGCAGGGCTTGGCGCCAATCCACGCCTCCGCGTCTATTCCTCGGATCAGGTCCACACGTCGATCGATCGCGCCATCTGGGTCTCCGGCATCGGCGAGGACAATCTCGTGCGCATTCCGGTCCAGGGCGAATATCGTTCGATGGATTGTGCGGCGCTTGAAGCGGCGATCCTCCGCGACAAGGCGGCCGGCTATGTGCCCGCCGGTGTCATCGCCTGCACTGGCGGCACAAGCACCGGCGCGTGCGACAATATCGCCGACGTGGTTCGGATCGCCCATGCCCACGGTCTCTACGTGCATGTGGATGCGGCCTGGGCCGGTTCGGCGATGATCTGCGAGGAGTTCCGTCCTCTGTGGGCCGGCGTCGAGGAGGCCGACTCCGTCGTCTTCAACCCGCACAAATGGCTCGGCGCCCAGTTCGATTGCTCGGCGCATTTCATCCGAAGCCCGGATGACCTGGTTCGCACGCTGGCGATCAAACCCGAATATTTGAAAACCCATGGCAAGGACGGGATCATCAACTATTCCGAATGGACGGTGCCGCTTGGCAGGCGTTTCCGGGCGCTGAAACTTTGGTTCCTCTTGCGGTTCCATGGGCTGGAGGGGCTCAAGGGCATGATCCGCAACCACGTCGCCTGGGCGGAGAAACTCGCCGAGCGGCTCGGCAGGCAGGATGGATTCGAGATCGTCACCAGGCCGATCTTCTCCCTTTTCTCGTTCCGGCACATGGGCAGTGGCGACCTCGACGCTCACAACCTCGCCCTCGTCAACGCCATCAACGATGACGGGCGGATCTATCTCACCCAGACCCGCGTCGACGGGCGCGTGGCGATCCGCTTCCAGGCGGGGCAGTTCGATATGACCGAGCAAGATGCCGATATGGCCTTCGAAGTCGTCACCGAAATCGCAAAGAGCGCCGCCTAA
- the hpaD gene encoding 3,4-dihydroxyphenylacetate 2,3-dioxygenase, producing the protein MLIPKPNLYPPFNIVRLSHVELGVTDLAKSRAFYVDTLGLQVTDETSDTIYLRAMEERGHHCIVLKKSGKAEAGDLGFKVFSDEDLDKAAHFFKAKDLPVEWLERAYQARTFRTRDPHGVPLEFYSKMDRLPPIHQQYALYRGVKPLRIDHFNCFSPNVDESVAFYNELGFRVTEYTEDEETGRLWAAWTHRKGGVHDIAFTNGRGPRLHHTAFWVPTPLNIIDLLDLMATTGWVANIERGPGRHGVSNAFFLYILDPDGHRIEIYCSDYQTVDPDLEPIKWDLKDPQRQTLWGAPAPKSWFEHGSLFAGAAVADSVLKAQPIIAP; encoded by the coding sequence ATGCTGATACCTAAACCCAATCTTTACCCGCCCTTCAACATCGTGCGGCTCTCCCATGTCGAGCTCGGGGTAACGGACCTTGCCAAGTCGCGCGCCTTCTACGTCGACACGCTCGGCCTGCAGGTGACCGACGAGACGTCGGACACCATCTATCTGCGCGCCATGGAGGAGCGCGGCCATCATTGCATCGTCCTGAAGAAGTCCGGCAAGGCGGAAGCCGGCGACCTCGGCTTCAAGGTTTTCAGCGACGAGGACCTCGACAAGGCGGCGCATTTCTTCAAGGCGAAGGACTTGCCGGTCGAATGGCTGGAGCGTGCCTATCAGGCGCGCACCTTCCGCACCCGTGATCCGCACGGCGTCCCGCTCGAATTCTATTCGAAAATGGACCGGCTGCCGCCGATCCACCAGCAATACGCCCTCTACAGGGGCGTGAAGCCGCTCCGGATAGATCATTTCAACTGCTTCTCGCCGAATGTCGACGAGAGCGTTGCCTTCTACAACGAGCTCGGCTTCCGCGTGACGGAATATACCGAGGACGAGGAAACCGGTCGCCTCTGGGCGGCCTGGACACACCGCAAGGGCGGCGTCCACGATATTGCCTTCACCAATGGCCGCGGCCCGCGCCTGCATCATACCGCCTTCTGGGTGCCGACGCCGCTCAACATCATCGACCTGCTGGACCTGATGGCGACCACCGGCTGGGTGGCGAACATCGAGCGCGGCCCCGGCCGCCACGGCGTCTCCAACGCCTTCTTCCTCTATATTCTCGATCCGGACGGCCACCGAATCGAGATCTATTGCTCGGACTACCAGACGGTGGACCCGGACCTCGAGCCGATCAAATGGGATCTGAAGGACCCGCAGCGACAGACGCTCTGGGGCGCACCGGCGCCGAAATCCTGGTTCGAGCATGGCAGCCTGTTCGCCGGGGCCGCCGTGGCGGACTCCGTGCTGAAGGCGCAGCCGATCATCGCGCCCTGA
- the hpaE gene encoding 5-carboxymethyl-2-hydroxymuconate semialdehyde dehydrogenase, whose product MSKLQENIARAEDYLARFRKQGVLNRIGGEDTAAADGSTYETISPVDLKPIATVARGNAQDIDRAAKAAKAAFADWAAMPGQARRKLLHNVADAIVHRAEEIAFVECMDTGQSLKFMAKAALRGAENFRFFADRAPEARDGKSLRADGQVNLTTRVPIGPVGVITPWNTPFMLSTWKIAPALAAGCTIVHKPAEFSPLSARLLVEIAEEAGLPKGVWNLVNGFGEDAGKALTEHPLIKAIGFVGESRTGSMIMRQGAETLKRVHFELGGKNPVVVFADADLERAADAAVFMIYSLNGERCTSSSRLLVEKGIYDDFTSLVAEKASRIKVGHPLDPETVVGPLIHPVHEKKVLEYIAIGRSEGAKIAAGGAKFDGPGGGCYVSPTLFTGANNKMRIAQEEIFGPVLTAIPFKDEEEALALANDVQYGLTGYLWTSDVTRAFRFSDHLEAGMIWVNSENIRHLPTPFGGVKNSGIGRDGGDWSFDFYMETKNVAFATRPHAIQKLGG is encoded by the coding sequence ATGTCCAAGTTGCAGGAAAACATCGCCAGGGCGGAGGACTACCTTGCCCGGTTCAGGAAGCAGGGTGTGCTGAACCGCATCGGCGGCGAGGACACCGCAGCCGCCGATGGCTCGACTTACGAGACCATCTCGCCTGTCGATCTGAAACCTATCGCCACCGTCGCCCGCGGCAATGCACAAGACATCGACCGCGCCGCCAAGGCCGCCAAGGCTGCTTTCGCCGACTGGGCTGCCATGCCCGGCCAGGCGCGCAGGAAGCTGCTACATAACGTCGCCGATGCGATCGTCCACCGCGCTGAGGAAATCGCCTTCGTCGAATGCATGGACACCGGCCAGTCCCTGAAATTCATGGCCAAGGCGGCGCTGCGCGGTGCGGAAAACTTCCGCTTCTTCGCCGACCGCGCACCAGAAGCCCGCGACGGCAAGTCGTTACGCGCCGACGGCCAGGTCAACCTGACGACCCGCGTGCCGATCGGCCCGGTCGGCGTGATCACTCCGTGGAACACGCCCTTCATGCTGTCGACCTGGAAGATCGCGCCGGCGCTCGCCGCCGGCTGCACCATCGTCCATAAGCCGGCCGAATTCTCGCCACTGTCTGCACGCCTACTGGTCGAGATCGCCGAGGAAGCTGGCCTGCCGAAGGGCGTCTGGAACCTCGTCAACGGCTTCGGCGAAGATGCCGGCAAGGCGCTCACCGAACATCCGCTGATCAAGGCGATTGGCTTCGTCGGCGAAAGCCGCACCGGCTCGATGATCATGCGCCAGGGTGCGGAGACGCTGAAGCGCGTGCATTTCGAACTCGGCGGCAAGAACCCGGTGGTCGTCTTCGCCGATGCCGATCTCGAGCGTGCCGCCGATGCCGCCGTCTTCATGATCTATTCGCTCAATGGCGAGCGTTGCACCTCATCATCGCGCCTGCTGGTGGAGAAAGGCATCTACGACGACTTCACCTCGCTCGTCGCCGAAAAGGCGAGCCGCATCAAGGTCGGCCACCCGCTCGATCCTGAGACGGTGGTCGGCCCGCTCATCCATCCGGTCCATGAGAAGAAGGTGCTGGAGTATATCGCGATCGGCCGGTCGGAAGGCGCCAAGATCGCCGCCGGCGGCGCCAAGTTCGATGGCCCTGGCGGCGGCTGCTATGTGTCTCCGACGCTCTTCACCGGCGCCAACAACAAGATGCGCATTGCTCAGGAGGAGATCTTTGGGCCGGTGCTGACCGCCATCCCCTTCAAGGACGAGGAAGAGGCGCTGGCGCTCGCTAATGACGTCCAGTATGGCCTCACCGGCTATCTCTGGACCTCTGACGTTACCCGCGCCTTCCGCTTCTCCGATCATCTCGAGGCAGGGATGATCTGGGTGAATTCGGAGAATATCCGCCACCTGCCCACCCCCTTCGGCGGGGTCAAGAACTCCGGCATCGGCCGCGACGGCGGCGACTGGTCCTTCGACTTCTACATGGAGACGAAGAACGTCGCTTTCGCGACCAGGCCGCATGCGATCCAGAAGCTGGGCGGCTGA
- a CDS encoding 5-carboxymethyl-2-hydroxymuconate Delta-isomerase produces MPHLTVEYSANLDGRADIGALCHALLRAVLSTGLFETGAVRVRAVRCEHYAIADALAENAFVDLNFRIGRGRSPEEKKRTGEAVFVAASSVLAPLFETPHFALSLEIREIDPDLSWKKNAIHSRLRGR; encoded by the coding sequence ATGCCGCATCTCACCGTTGAATACTCCGCCAATCTCGACGGCCGGGCCGATATCGGCGCGCTCTGCCATGCATTGCTGAGGGCTGTGCTGTCGACCGGGCTCTTCGAAACCGGCGCCGTACGAGTCCGGGCGGTCCGCTGTGAGCACTATGCGATTGCCGACGCGCTTGCCGAAAACGCCTTTGTCGACCTGAACTTCCGTATAGGCAGAGGCCGTTCGCCGGAGGAAAAGAAACGTACCGGCGAAGCGGTTTTCGTGGCGGCGAGCAGCGTACTCGCCCCGTTGTTCGAGACCCCGCACTTCGCGCTTTCGCTTGAGATCCGCGAGATCGATCCGGACTTGAGCTGGAAAAAAAACGCGATCCACTCGCGCCTCCGCGGTCGATAG
- a CDS encoding flavin reductase, giving the protein MRTAVSKTEFRDAMARVCAPVNVITTNGAAGRGGFTATAMCSVTDEPPTLLVCMNSRSAQTGLFVENRRFCVNVLTGEHKDLASSFAGQQADMDARYAAAEWIDLNSGNQALADAIVSFDCRLVEARLIGTHNIFIGEVAEIRTRKDGHALLYFDRNYVHVPTLAGSFGG; this is encoded by the coding sequence ATGAGAACCGCCGTCTCAAAGACAGAATTCCGCGATGCGATGGCGAGGGTCTGCGCCCCCGTCAATGTCATCACTACCAATGGAGCCGCCGGGCGCGGCGGGTTCACCGCCACCGCGATGTGCTCGGTCACCGACGAGCCGCCGACGCTGCTCGTCTGCATGAACAGCCGTTCGGCCCAGACAGGCCTTTTTGTCGAGAACCGTCGTTTCTGCGTCAATGTGCTGACTGGCGAGCACAAGGATCTGGCGAGCTCCTTCGCCGGCCAACAGGCGGACATGGACGCCCGCTATGCGGCCGCCGAGTGGATCGATCTCAACTCCGGCAATCAGGCGCTTGCCGATGCAATCGTCTCCTTCGACTGCCGTCTGGTCGAGGCGCGCCTTATCGGGACGCACAATATCTTCATCGGCGAGGTGGCGGAAATCCGCACCCGCAAGGATGGGCACGCACTGCTCTATTTCGACCGCAACTACGTGCATGTGCCGACACTGGCCGGCAGCTTCGGCGGCTGA
- a CDS encoding 4-hydroxyphenylacetate 3-hydroxylase N-terminal domain-containing protein has translation MRAEDHRSDKTRPFTGAEYLASLRDGREVYINGERIADVTAHPSMRNSARSIARMYDALHGEKTKERLTSPTDTGSGGYTHKYFRVAKSSAELVAQQGAIADWARMSYGWMGRTADYKAALMNTLGANADWYGPFKENALAWHSRAQESVLFMNHAIVNPPIDRHKPADAVKDVFVHITKETDAGIYVSGAKVVATSSALTHYNFLAQSSATVTEDPSLSVMFIVPMNAPGIKMFCRVSYEQTANSVGHPFDYPLSSRFDENDAILVLDNVFVPWGDVLVLRDAAKILSFHPASGFMHGYCFQGCTRFAVKLDFLAGLLAKALRATGGDAFRGNQAALGEVIALRHMFWSFSNAMAHNPIPWTNGTVLPNLEAALSYRTFMSEAYPRVIETVRRVVASGLIYLPSSAKDFLNPDIDRYLARYVRGSNDMGHVERIKIMKLLWDATGTEFGGRHALYELNYAGAPEEVRLQVLKGAERGGRLKEMEALVDQCMADYDENGWTGDTWLPPLDDASPVRNAAE, from the coding sequence ATGCGTGCCGAAGATCACCGCAGCGACAAGACCAGACCTTTCACCGGCGCCGAATATCTGGCAAGCCTGCGCGACGGGCGTGAGGTCTATATCAATGGCGAACGAATCGCCGACGTCACGGCCCATCCCTCGATGCGCAACTCCGCCCGGTCCATCGCCCGGATGTACGACGCGCTGCACGGCGAGAAGACGAAGGAGCGCCTGACTTCTCCGACGGATACCGGTTCGGGCGGCTATACCCACAAGTATTTCCGCGTGGCGAAATCCTCCGCCGAACTCGTCGCACAGCAGGGCGCCATCGCCGATTGGGCCCGGATGTCCTATGGATGGATGGGCCGCACCGCCGATTACAAGGCGGCGCTGATGAACACGCTCGGGGCAAACGCCGACTGGTACGGCCCGTTCAAGGAGAACGCGCTTGCCTGGCACAGCCGCGCGCAGGAATCCGTCCTCTTCATGAACCACGCGATCGTCAATCCCCCGATCGACCGCCACAAGCCGGCCGATGCGGTCAAGGATGTCTTCGTTCACATCACCAAAGAAACGGATGCGGGGATCTACGTGTCCGGAGCCAAGGTCGTCGCGACCTCCTCGGCCCTGACGCACTACAACTTCCTCGCCCAGAGCTCGGCGACGGTCACCGAGGACCCGTCGCTGTCGGTCATGTTCATCGTCCCGATGAACGCGCCGGGCATCAAGATGTTCTGCCGCGTCTCCTATGAGCAGACCGCCAACAGCGTCGGCCATCCCTTCGACTATCCGCTGTCCTCGCGCTTCGACGAGAACGACGCAATCCTCGTGCTCGACAATGTCTTTGTCCCGTGGGGAGACGTGCTGGTGCTGCGGGACGCGGCCAAAATCCTCTCCTTCCACCCTGCCTCGGGCTTCATGCACGGCTACTGCTTCCAGGGCTGCACGCGTTTTGCGGTCAAGCTCGACTTCCTCGCTGGCCTGCTTGCCAAGGCGCTCCGCGCCACAGGCGGCGATGCCTTCCGCGGCAATCAGGCCGCGCTCGGCGAAGTCATTGCGTTGCGGCATATGTTCTGGAGCTTTTCGAATGCGATGGCCCATAATCCCATTCCCTGGACCAATGGTACCGTCCTGCCGAATCTCGAAGCGGCGCTCTCCTACCGCACCTTCATGTCGGAAGCTTATCCGCGAGTCATCGAAACGGTCCGTAGGGTCGTGGCCTCCGGTCTCATCTATCTTCCCTCCTCTGCCAAGGACTTTCTCAATCCGGACATCGACCGCTATCTGGCGCGATATGTCCGCGGCTCGAACGACATGGGCCATGTGGAGCGCATCAAGATCATGAAGCTGCTCTGGGATGCGACGGGCACTGAGTTCGGCGGCCGCCATGCCCTTTACGAGCTTAACTATGCCGGCGCTCCGGAAGAGGTTCGACTGCAGGTGCTGAAGGGTGCCGAGCGGGGCGGGCGGCTCAAGGAGATGGAAGCGCTCGTCGACCAATGCATGGCCGATTACGACGAGAACGGCTGGACGGGCGACACCTGGCTGCCGCCGCTCGACGACGCTTCGCCTGTTCGCAACGCGGCCGAATGA
- a CDS encoding helix-turn-helix domain-containing protein, producing MVTRRDVPAFFVYGEPSRALDVGFLHVETVMERRSVHFGHVSPHKHPLMGQITYWFQGGGTYRIEDETWNFSAPAISFVPSNIVHGFDVGEQSDAIVVSVSDDLLRSMAPQVELGLNAPILLKGESVDFTWKRIGLLLDMIADEYRLGGSASEKVLVGLISAVLSLMARLGGAGSLDATSPTVSLGMALRRAIDQHYKEEWPVGRYVDLLATTPHLIDKAAREVFGKTVKELLLDRRLLEAKRLLKFTIRPVEDIGREIGFDDPAYFSRFFRKRTGEAPAAWRRRHLHPEKATSVT from the coding sequence ATGGTCACGCGACGCGACGTTCCGGCTTTCTTTGTTTATGGTGAACCAAGCCGCGCGCTTGATGTCGGCTTTCTCCACGTCGAGACGGTGATGGAGCGCAGAAGCGTGCATTTCGGACATGTTTCACCGCATAAGCATCCGCTGATGGGACAGATCACCTATTGGTTCCAAGGTGGCGGCACTTACCGCATTGAAGACGAGACTTGGAATTTTTCGGCTCCCGCCATAAGTTTCGTGCCAAGCAACATCGTTCATGGGTTCGATGTCGGCGAGCAGTCGGATGCGATCGTCGTCTCGGTATCGGACGACCTCCTGCGGTCGATGGCCCCGCAGGTGGAGCTTGGTCTCAATGCGCCTATTCTGCTCAAGGGGGAGAGCGTCGACTTCACCTGGAAAAGGATCGGGTTGCTGCTCGACATGATCGCCGATGAGTACCGCCTCGGCGGAAGTGCGAGCGAGAAGGTCCTCGTCGGATTGATATCGGCGGTCCTGTCGCTGATGGCGCGCCTTGGCGGTGCCGGCAGCCTCGACGCCACGTCCCCAACCGTTTCGCTCGGCATGGCGCTGCGTCGCGCCATCGACCAGCACTACAAGGAGGAATGGCCCGTCGGGCGCTACGTCGATTTGTTGGCAACCACGCCGCACCTGATCGACAAGGCGGCCCGCGAAGTCTTCGGGAAAACCGTCAAGGAATTGCTGCTCGACCGCCGGCTCCTCGAAGCGAAACGGTTGTTGAAGTTCACAATCCGCCCGGTCGAGGATATCGGCCGCGAAATCGGCTTCGACGATCCGGCGTATTTCTCCCGCTTCTTCCGCAAACGCACCGGCGAGGCGCCCGCGGCCTGGCGCCGCCGGCATTTGCATCCCGAGAAAGCAACGTCCGTTACTTGA
- a CDS encoding phosphotransferase, which translates to MHWSLADQMPELLKFRENAVFRICLAGGEPAVLRLHRPGYHDMRALASELEWMAAVRAGGLRVPAPIPAADGRNVVALPATAFFAGQHADVVTWMNGKELGRSGVPLGHAPDRLERIFGRLGEAMAELHNISDRWVAPCDFNRPTWDLGGLLGEQPVWGRFWDCPGLTRDQTTRLSALRHRLAERLAAVAHSGLDYGLIHADLVRENVLVGPDHVELIDFDDAGYGWRMFDIATALLRNRGEANFALIQSALLAGYRRKRPLADKDVEMLPLFLLIRSLTYIGWIGARPGTPDSHERLTRYVAEALELAGMLESPAVS; encoded by the coding sequence ATGCATTGGTCTCTCGCGGATCAGATGCCGGAGCTTCTGAAATTTCGCGAGAACGCGGTCTTCCGCATCTGTCTCGCTGGCGGCGAGCCCGCGGTTCTCCGCTTGCATCGCCCCGGCTACCACGACATGCGCGCGCTCGCTTCCGAGTTGGAGTGGATGGCGGCGGTGCGGGCGGGTGGATTGCGCGTCCCCGCTCCTATTCCCGCCGCCGACGGACGCAACGTCGTCGCCTTGCCGGCGACGGCGTTCTTCGCCGGCCAGCATGCCGACGTCGTGACCTGGATGAACGGCAAGGAGCTCGGCCGTTCCGGCGTTCCGCTTGGTCATGCGCCTGATCGGTTGGAACGCATCTTCGGCCGGCTCGGCGAGGCTATGGCCGAGTTGCACAATATCTCCGACCGCTGGGTCGCGCCGTGCGATTTCAACCGCCCCACGTGGGACCTGGGAGGGCTTTTAGGGGAACAGCCGGTCTGGGGTCGCTTCTGGGATTGTCCGGGCTTAACCCGCGACCAGACGACCAGGCTTTCGGCGTTGCGGCACCGGCTTGCCGAGCGACTCGCTGCCGTTGCACATTCCGGACTCGACTATGGCCTCATCCATGCGGATCTCGTGCGGGAGAATGTGCTCGTCGGACCCGATCACGTCGAACTGATCGACTTCGACGATGCCGGCTATGGATGGCGGATGTTCGACATTGCAACGGCGCTTCTCCGAAACCGGGGAGAAGCGAATTTCGCCTTGATCCAGTCGGCTCTCCTGGCGGGCTATCGAAGGAAGCGTCCGCTCGCGGACAAGGACGTCGAGATGCTTCCGCTTTTCCTGCTGATCAGAAGCCTCACCTATATCGGCTGGATCGGCGCTCGCCCCGGGACGCCAGATTCACATGAACGATTGACGCGCTACGTGGCCGAGGCACTGGAGCTCGCCGGGATGCTTGAATCTCCGGCAGTTTCCTGA